Proteins found in one Brevibacillus brevis genomic segment:
- a CDS encoding BhlA/UviB family holin-like peptide has protein sequence MEDQVTTVLLQQGPFAALFVWLLFYIMKANREREGRLQDLLDKYSDKYDLILEELREIKGKVRK, from the coding sequence ATGGAAGACCAAGTAACAACCGTATTACTTCAGCAAGGGCCATTTGCTGCTTTGTTTGTCTGGTTGTTGTTTTATATTATGAAGGCAAATCGAGAACGCGAGGGGCGTTTGCAGGACTTGCTGGACAAATACAGCGACAAATACGATTTGATCCTCGAGGAATTGCGAGAAATCAAGGGAAAAGTGAGGAAATAA